In Myxococcus stipitatus, the following are encoded in one genomic region:
- a CDS encoding thiolase family protein: MAQAFIVDAVRTPIGRFRGALKSVRPDDLAAHVLRAVLQRNALDGSRVDEVFLGCANQAGEDNRNVARMALLLAGVPTSVPGVTVNRLCASGLEAVIQGCRMIQVGEADIVLAGGVESMTRAPWSMPKPEDGFASGKWEAWDTALGWRYPNPRLAHLFPLEQMGETAENVAHKWGISREAQDGFALASHRKAVAAQTTGAFAQELVALEVPQPKGPPVRVEADEGPRAETSLEKLSTLKPAFRPDGSVTAGNSSTLNDGATALLLMSEKALRDTGARPMARYVSSASVGVDPRYMGVGPVPATRKALARAGWSLDSVDLVELNEAFAAQALACLRDLELPMERVNVHGGGIALGHPLGSSGARILTTLVHAMKRQDAKRGLATLCVGVGQGLAMTVERDS; encoded by the coding sequence ATGGCCCAGGCCTTCATCGTCGACGCGGTCCGCACTCCCATCGGCAGGTTCCGGGGCGCTCTCAAGAGCGTCCGCCCCGACGACCTGGCCGCACACGTCCTGCGCGCCGTCCTCCAGCGCAACGCCCTGGACGGCTCACGCGTGGACGAGGTGTTCCTCGGCTGCGCCAATCAGGCGGGCGAGGACAACCGCAACGTGGCGCGCATGGCGCTGCTGCTCGCGGGAGTCCCCACCAGCGTGCCCGGCGTCACCGTCAACCGGCTGTGCGCCAGCGGACTGGAGGCCGTCATCCAGGGCTGCCGCATGATTCAGGTGGGCGAGGCGGACATCGTGCTCGCGGGGGGAGTCGAGTCCATGACGCGTGCTCCCTGGTCCATGCCCAAACCCGAGGACGGCTTTGCCTCCGGCAAGTGGGAGGCCTGGGACACCGCGCTGGGCTGGCGCTATCCCAATCCCCGCCTCGCGCACCTGTTCCCGCTGGAGCAGATGGGCGAGACGGCGGAGAACGTCGCACACAAGTGGGGCATCTCCCGCGAGGCGCAGGATGGCTTCGCGCTCGCCTCCCACCGCAAGGCGGTGGCGGCACAGACGACGGGCGCGTTCGCGCAGGAGCTCGTCGCGCTGGAGGTCCCCCAGCCCAAGGGACCTCCCGTGCGCGTGGAGGCCGATGAAGGCCCCCGCGCGGAGACATCGCTGGAGAAGCTGTCCACCTTGAAGCCCGCCTTCCGGCCAGACGGAAGCGTGACGGCGGGAAACTCCTCCACCCTCAACGACGGCGCCACCGCGCTGCTGTTGATGAGCGAGAAGGCGCTGCGCGACACCGGGGCCCGGCCCATGGCCCGCTACGTGAGCAGCGCGAGCGTGGGCGTGGACCCTCGCTACATGGGCGTGGGCCCCGTGCCGGCCACTCGCAAGGCCCTGGCGCGCGCGGGCTGGAGCCTGGACTCCGTGGACCTGGTGGAGCTCAACGAGGCCTTCGCCGCGCAGGCGCTGGCCTGCCTCCGGGACCTCGAGCTGCCCATGGAGCGCGTCAACGTCCATGGAGGCGGTATCGCCCTGGGCCACCCGCTGGGCTCCAGCGGCGCCCGCATCCTCACGACCTTGGTGCACGCCATGAAGCGGCAGGACGCGAAGCGGGGACTGGCGACCTTGTGTGTCGGCGTGGGCCAGGGGCTCGCGATGACCGTGGAGCGAGACTCATGA
- a CDS encoding cytochrome B6: protein MEPSVFGRPQIAIAVMGLLLMDSGAVQAQEPPPRGATSYMPVDQTEPFAQVMARLKAEKPQVTARHQQLLNQRYDLGNKPAPGVTMTRGKAVQEGVRVKLPPGVTWASLAAMTPEVVREKGVFPGGFMPLPHPKQPEGGMLFPKFHIDEIKRQEARDLTRFDLDFDLPDHLLPEFPPAIFLTTRPDLGDVSQGKLVTIMNHQDLFNGLLNPKQLEGLRLLVTPFPQQQFNQTSDRRSELASRGVTCFDCHVNGHTNGSTHLVGDIRPQEFRHRIETPTLRGVNIQRLFGSQRALKTVEDFTEFEQRAAYFDGDPVIATKKGVNILERGSQVHFMAEFQELMDFPPAPKLRVVDGKLDPKKATEAEMRGQNLFFGKAQCSVCHIPPYYTDNLMHNLQAERFYKPRLVNGMVMGADGPIKTFPLRGIKESPPYLHDGRLMTLDDTVEFFNIVLETKLSDQEKKDLVAFMRVL from the coding sequence ATGGAGCCGTCTGTGTTCGGCCGTCCGCAGATTGCAATCGCTGTCATGGGCCTGTTGCTGATGGACTCTGGAGCCGTGCAGGCCCAGGAGCCACCTCCGCGCGGCGCCACCAGTTACATGCCCGTGGACCAGACGGAGCCCTTCGCCCAGGTCATGGCCCGGCTGAAGGCCGAGAAGCCCCAAGTCACCGCGCGCCACCAACAGCTCCTCAACCAGCGCTATGACCTGGGGAACAAGCCCGCGCCGGGCGTCACCATGACCCGCGGCAAGGCCGTGCAGGAGGGCGTGCGCGTCAAGCTCCCACCCGGTGTCACCTGGGCGAGCCTGGCCGCCATGACTCCGGAAGTGGTTCGCGAGAAGGGAGTCTTCCCGGGTGGCTTCATGCCGTTGCCGCATCCGAAGCAACCGGAAGGCGGCATGCTCTTCCCCAAGTTCCACATCGACGAAATCAAACGTCAGGAGGCCCGGGACCTCACGCGGTTCGACCTGGACTTCGACCTGCCTGACCACCTGCTGCCGGAGTTCCCGCCCGCCATCTTCCTCACCACGCGGCCGGACCTGGGTGACGTGTCCCAGGGCAAGCTGGTCACCATCATGAACCATCAGGACCTGTTCAACGGCCTCCTGAATCCCAAGCAGCTGGAAGGTCTGCGGCTGCTCGTCACACCTTTCCCCCAGCAGCAGTTCAACCAGACCTCGGACCGCCGCTCCGAGCTCGCCAGCCGGGGCGTGACGTGCTTCGACTGTCACGTCAATGGCCACACCAATGGCTCCACCCACCTGGTGGGAGACATCCGTCCGCAGGAGTTCCGCCACCGCATCGAGACGCCGACCCTGCGCGGGGTGAACATCCAGCGCCTGTTCGGCTCGCAGCGCGCCCTCAAGACGGTGGAGGACTTCACCGAGTTCGAGCAGCGCGCGGCCTACTTCGATGGCGACCCGGTCATCGCGACGAAGAAGGGCGTCAACATCCTCGAGCGCGGCAGCCAGGTGCACTTCATGGCGGAGTTCCAGGAGCTCATGGACTTCCCCCCGGCGCCCAAGCTGCGCGTCGTCGACGGGAAGCTGGACCCCAAGAAGGCCACCGAGGCGGAGATGCGCGGACAGAACCTCTTCTTCGGCAAGGCGCAGTGCTCCGTGTGTCACATCCCGCCGTATTACACAGACAACCTGATGCACAACCTGCAAGCCGAGCGCTTCTACAAGCCGCGGCTGGTGAACGGGATGGTGATGGGCGCGGATGGCCCCATCAAGACGTTCCCCTTGCGAGGCATCAAGGAGAGCCCGCCCTACCTCCACGACGGGCGCCTCATGACCCTGGACGACACCGTCGAGTTCTTCAACATCGTGCTGGAGACGAAGCTCAGCGACCAGGAGAAGAAAGACCTGGTCGCCTTCATGCGCGTGCTCTGA
- a CDS encoding adenosine deaminase, with product MNRLLGWAVAVALATSACGDEDPPVQRPSEDLTQEHMESLRGNPAALATFLREMPKGGDLHSHTSGAITMEKLIQWGSEDGACVHPTTFVASNPCASGTRPLSNTTTDRDFYNAVLGAWSMEGFTGPLLDAHQHFFDAFGKYGAIQTDARNDDSYADIISRAGQHNQVYVELMQGFGASTGGRLAVPLFQPTDPWDAATLLAKRTQLVALPDFQVALVRQANSIAATLRGSRQLLRCGTPQADPGCDVEVRLLVSANRTAERANVFGQWVYAYELAQLVPEIVGVNLVSPEEHENSLAYYNDEMFALGTLDDFNDNTAGRKKIHVSLHAGELIPAVLKPQDQNHLRFHIRNAVKLAHAERIGHGVDVLDETDGEGVVALLKDMREAGVLVEICLSSNKVLLGVTGVDHPLSTYLAESVPVTLATDDSGILRGDITQEYIAAATDQKLDYKRLKQLARASMEHAFVEGDSLWAKRDDFSKRVPACEKDSPAADSLSSSCVGFLTSQKRAALQWKLEGQFAVFEKRFAN from the coding sequence ATGAACAGACTATTGGGATGGGCCGTCGCGGTGGCGCTCGCCACGAGCGCGTGTGGTGACGAGGACCCGCCTGTCCAGCGGCCCAGCGAAGACCTCACGCAAGAGCACATGGAGTCGCTCCGGGGCAACCCCGCCGCGCTCGCCACGTTCCTGCGTGAGATGCCCAAGGGCGGAGACCTGCACAGCCACACCTCGGGCGCCATCACCATGGAGAAGCTCATCCAGTGGGGCTCCGAGGATGGCGCGTGTGTCCACCCCACCACCTTCGTGGCCAGCAACCCGTGCGCGTCCGGGACTCGGCCCCTGTCCAACACGACGACGGACCGCGACTTCTACAACGCGGTGCTGGGCGCCTGGTCCATGGAGGGCTTCACGGGCCCCCTGCTCGACGCGCACCAGCACTTCTTCGATGCATTCGGCAAGTACGGCGCCATCCAGACCGATGCGCGCAATGACGACAGCTACGCGGACATCATCTCCCGCGCCGGCCAGCACAACCAGGTCTACGTGGAGCTGATGCAAGGCTTTGGCGCCTCCACCGGCGGCCGGCTCGCCGTTCCCCTGTTCCAGCCCACGGACCCGTGGGACGCGGCGACCCTGCTCGCCAAGCGCACCCAGCTCGTCGCCCTGCCGGACTTCCAGGTCGCCCTGGTCCGTCAGGCCAACAGCATCGCCGCCACGCTGCGCGGCAGCCGGCAGCTGCTCCGCTGTGGAACGCCCCAGGCGGACCCCGGCTGCGACGTGGAGGTGCGGCTGCTCGTGTCGGCCAACCGCACGGCCGAGCGCGCCAACGTCTTCGGCCAATGGGTGTATGCCTATGAGCTGGCCCAGCTGGTGCCGGAGATTGTCGGCGTCAACCTGGTCTCCCCCGAGGAGCATGAGAACTCGCTCGCGTACTACAACGACGAGATGTTCGCGCTCGGGACGCTCGACGACTTCAATGACAACACCGCGGGGCGCAAGAAGATCCACGTCTCCCTGCACGCCGGTGAGCTCATCCCGGCGGTGCTCAAGCCCCAGGACCAGAACCACCTGCGCTTCCACATCCGCAACGCCGTGAAGCTGGCGCACGCGGAGCGGATTGGCCACGGCGTGGACGTGCTGGACGAAACCGACGGCGAAGGCGTCGTGGCGCTCCTCAAGGACATGCGCGAGGCCGGTGTCCTGGTCGAAATCTGTCTGTCATCCAACAAGGTCCTGCTGGGTGTGACGGGCGTGGACCACCCGCTGTCCACGTACCTCGCGGAGAGCGTGCCCGTCACCCTCGCGACGGATGACTCCGGAATCCTCCGCGGCGACATCACCCAGGAGTACATCGCCGCCGCCACCGACCAGAAGCTCGACTACAAGCGGCTCAAGCAGCTGGCTCGCGCCAGCATGGAGCACGCCTTCGTGGAGGGCGACAGCCTCTGGGCCAAACGCGATGACTTCAGCAAGCGCGTGCCGGCCTGCGAGAAGGATTCGCCCGCCGCCGACTCCCTGTCCTCCAGCTGTGTCGGATTCCTCACCTCCCAGAAGCGCGCCGCGCTGCAGTGGAAGCTCGAGGGCCAGTTCGCCGTTTTTGAGAAACGTTTCGCGAACTGA
- a CDS encoding glycosyltransferase family 4 protein — translation MVTSPPRIAFAIETTLGNAVFLQNLKRAMSKRTDIQPVWLPIDEHADDMWEHLPLVRSRLSLRGGLRARAALQRAAEHLPIQAAVVHTQRMAHLVHDFMSRVPSVISTDATPSGLETYLRYYGLRSQHAGWVGRAKNALHRRTYAVAKGMLSFSEFTKRSLVEEYGVPVSRVHVAWPSVDTELWRPNPGRKPGDGLVRLLFVGGDLDRKGGLLLLRWARETRLRGWRLDLVTSQTFESPPGVHVHVGLKPNSPELIGLAQAADLFVLPTMADMSSWAIAEAKAAGIAVVTTPMGGVGELVRDGVDGRIVPVGDYAALASALDGLVARPETLREMGQEARRMAEERMDLRTTCDRMISFIREVTGV, via the coding sequence ATGGTGACGTCTCCCCCTCGTATCGCGTTCGCCATCGAGACGACGCTCGGCAACGCCGTCTTCCTGCAGAACCTCAAGCGCGCGATGTCGAAGCGCACCGACATCCAGCCGGTGTGGTTGCCCATCGACGAGCACGCCGACGACATGTGGGAACACCTGCCGCTGGTGCGCTCGCGCCTGTCGTTGCGTGGAGGACTGCGCGCGCGCGCCGCGCTCCAGCGCGCCGCCGAACACCTCCCCATCCAGGCCGCCGTCGTCCACACGCAGCGGATGGCGCATCTGGTCCATGACTTCATGAGCCGGGTGCCCAGCGTCATCTCCACGGACGCCACCCCCAGCGGACTGGAGACGTACCTGCGCTACTACGGGCTGCGCTCGCAGCACGCGGGATGGGTGGGCCGGGCCAAGAACGCGCTCCACCGCCGCACCTACGCCGTGGCGAAGGGCATGTTGTCGTTCTCCGAGTTCACCAAACGTTCGCTCGTCGAGGAATACGGGGTTCCCGTATCGCGCGTCCACGTGGCCTGGCCCAGCGTCGACACGGAATTGTGGCGTCCGAACCCGGGCCGCAAACCCGGCGACGGCCTGGTGCGCCTGCTCTTCGTGGGAGGAGACCTGGACCGGAAGGGCGGCCTGCTGCTGCTGCGCTGGGCGCGTGAGACACGCCTGCGTGGCTGGCGGCTGGACCTGGTGACCTCGCAGACCTTCGAGTCGCCCCCGGGCGTGCACGTCCACGTCGGGCTGAAGCCCAACTCGCCCGAGCTGATTGGCCTGGCCCAGGCCGCCGACTTGTTCGTACTTCCCACGATGGCGGACATGTCGTCATGGGCCATCGCCGAGGCGAAGGCGGCGGGCATCGCGGTGGTGACCACCCCCATGGGCGGCGTGGGCGAGCTGGTGCGCGACGGCGTGGACGGACGCATCGTCCCCGTGGGGGATTACGCGGCGCTCGCGAGCGCGCTGGATGGGCTGGTGGCCCGGCCGGAGACCCTGCGTGAGATGGGCCAGGAGGCCCGCCGCATGGCCGAGGAGCGCATGGACCTGCGCACCACGTGTGATCGGATGATCAGCTTCATCCGCGAAGTGACGGGCGTCTGA
- a CDS encoding efflux RND transporter periplasmic adaptor subunit — translation MRASVTSPSDEVVSPSKRPTGSVKRWVVGILLLLGVIAVLAGIKAAQIGAMIDAGAAYTPPPESVTSVTAAAVDWQATQRAVGTVVALRGVTLGAELPGIVRDIGFVDGASVKKGQVLVQLDTASEAAQLTGAEADAELARLTHARAKTLRDQGANTPQELEAAAARAVQTQAQVANLRTLIAKKSIRAPFDGRVGIRQVELGQVISPGNPVASLHTVDPVLVEFQVPQQLLADVKSGQKVRMRVDVFPQDLWEGTLTTINPEVERSSRNVRMRATVPNTDGRLLPGMFANIDVVADDSRQVVAVPATAVLFAPYGDSVYVLEEGKDAAGKANLVANQRFVRLGERRGDYVEVASGLKAGDTVVSSGVFKLRNGMAVVVNNALAPSTELAPQPVNP, via the coding sequence ATGCGTGCATCTGTCACGTCCCCTTCCGACGAAGTCGTCTCGCCCTCGAAGCGCCCCACCGGCAGCGTGAAGCGCTGGGTCGTGGGCATCCTGCTCCTCCTGGGAGTCATCGCAGTGCTCGCGGGCATCAAGGCCGCCCAGATTGGAGCGATGATTGACGCGGGCGCGGCCTACACCCCGCCCCCTGAGTCGGTGACGTCCGTCACCGCCGCCGCCGTCGACTGGCAGGCGACGCAGCGGGCGGTGGGCACCGTGGTCGCGCTGCGCGGCGTCACCCTGGGCGCGGAGCTGCCCGGCATCGTCCGCGACATCGGCTTCGTGGATGGAGCCTCCGTGAAGAAGGGCCAGGTGCTCGTGCAGCTCGACACCGCCAGCGAGGCGGCGCAGCTGACCGGCGCCGAGGCCGACGCGGAGCTGGCCCGGCTGACCCACGCCCGCGCGAAGACGCTCCGCGACCAGGGCGCCAACACGCCGCAGGAGCTGGAGGCGGCCGCGGCCCGCGCCGTCCAGACGCAGGCCCAGGTGGCCAACCTGCGCACCCTCATCGCCAAGAAGTCCATTCGCGCCCCGTTCGATGGCCGGGTCGGCATCCGGCAGGTGGAGCTGGGCCAGGTCATCTCTCCGGGAAACCCCGTGGCCTCCCTCCACACCGTGGACCCCGTCCTGGTGGAGTTCCAGGTGCCGCAGCAGCTGCTGGCGGACGTGAAGTCCGGCCAGAAGGTTCGCATGCGCGTGGACGTGTTCCCCCAGGACCTCTGGGAGGGGACGCTCACCACCATCAACCCCGAGGTGGAGCGTTCGTCCCGAAACGTGCGCATGCGTGCGACCGTTCCCAACACGGACGGACGGCTGCTGCCGGGCATGTTCGCCAACATCGACGTGGTCGCCGACGACAGCCGCCAGGTGGTGGCGGTGCCGGCGACGGCGGTGCTCTTCGCGCCGTACGGCGACTCCGTCTACGTGCTCGAGGAGGGCAAGGACGCGGCGGGCAAGGCCAACCTCGTCGCCAACCAGCGCTTCGTGCGCCTGGGTGAGCGCCGGGGTGACTACGTGGAGGTCGCCTCCGGCCTGAAGGCGGGCGACACCGTGGTCAGCAGCGGCGTGTTCAAGCTGCGCAACGGCATGGCCGTGGTGGTGAACAACGCGCTGGCGCCGTCGACCGAGCTCGCCCCCCAGCCGGTGAACCCGTAG
- a CDS encoding efflux RND transporter permease subunit: MNFTALFIKRPVVALVVNLLLIIAGLQAIRTLNVRQYPQSENADITVTTVYVGANADLVRGFITTPLERAIASADGIDYVESQSTQGMSFIRARLKLNYDSNRALSEISAKVDQVRGDLPPESQVPVLSIESAESQAAVAYLSFSSEFLKQHEITDYLTRVVQPRLSSVSGVQRADILGARTFAMRVWMKPDRMAALNISPAQVRQALAANNHLAAVGQTKGALVQVNLTTDTDLHSVEEFRNLIVRREGDAVVRLADIADVVLGAEDYDSDVAFAGQTAVFIGVWVLPHSNALDVLKDVRAEMDSLQRELPKQLEAKIAFDGTSYISSAIDEVVKTLVETLVIVVVIIFLFLGSVRSILIPIVAIPVSLIGTVFLMQVFGFTVNLLTLLAVVLSVGLVVDDAIVVVENVEHHLREGLSPVEAALRSARELVGPIIAMTITLAAVYAPIAFQGGLTGSLFREFALTLAGAVTLSGVVALTLSPMMSAALLRAGHDNQGLAGSINRTFDRVRAAYSRSLESALNSRRVVYMSWAVLSALALLMFTQSPQELAPNEDQGVIFGFVNTPSNSTIEQLTPAVREINKTLMEMPESEYTFQITNPGSGFWGLGLKSWAERTRPLGETLAEAQARVSAIPGVQTFAIIPPALPGGGSFPVEFVIASTASTEELLGFAEQLQGKAAASGIFAFPPIIDVKMDQPQSRIELDREKVAQLGLDLGTVGQDLSAAVGGNFVNRFNISGRSYKVIPQVLRVSRLNPDQLKDIHVTGPDGQLVALSSIATIKDTVAPRSLNRFQQLNAVKLSGVAIRPLDEALMYLETEASRILPQGYRLDYTGESRQLRVEGNKFLPAFGLAVVLIFLVLAAQFNSFRDPFIILAGSVPLALFGALLTTFLKMPNPTMPYFTDSFTTTLNIYSQVGLVTLVGLIAKNGILIVDFANRLQEEGKSKLEAIKEASAGRLRPILMTTMATVAGHFPLVLVEGPGAAARNSIGLVLVTGMAIGTFFTLYFVPAIYLLIAKTREVPASAQVPGHAAPAPLIPEAAAQQGS, encoded by the coding sequence ATGAACTTCACCGCCCTCTTCATCAAGCGCCCCGTGGTGGCGCTGGTGGTCAACCTCCTGCTCATCATCGCGGGACTCCAGGCCATCCGGACGCTCAACGTGCGGCAGTATCCGCAGAGCGAGAACGCCGACATCACCGTCACGACGGTCTACGTCGGCGCCAACGCGGACCTGGTCCGCGGCTTCATCACCACGCCGCTCGAGCGGGCCATCGCCTCGGCGGATGGCATCGACTACGTGGAATCCCAGAGCACGCAGGGCATGTCGTTCATCCGTGCCCGGCTCAAGCTCAACTACGACTCCAACCGGGCCTTGAGCGAAATCAGCGCCAAGGTCGACCAGGTGCGCGGAGACCTGCCTCCCGAATCCCAGGTCCCGGTGCTCAGCATCGAGTCCGCGGAGAGCCAGGCCGCCGTGGCCTACCTCAGCTTCTCCTCGGAGTTCCTCAAGCAGCACGAAATCACCGACTACCTCACGCGCGTGGTGCAGCCCCGGCTGTCGTCCGTGTCGGGCGTGCAGCGCGCGGACATCCTGGGCGCGCGCACGTTCGCCATGCGGGTGTGGATGAAGCCGGACCGGATGGCCGCGCTCAACATCAGCCCGGCGCAGGTGCGCCAGGCGCTGGCGGCCAACAACCACCTGGCGGCGGTGGGCCAGACGAAGGGCGCGCTGGTCCAGGTGAACCTCACCACGGACACGGACCTGCACTCGGTGGAGGAGTTCCGCAACCTCATCGTGCGGCGCGAGGGTGACGCGGTGGTCCGGCTGGCGGACATCGCGGACGTGGTGCTGGGCGCCGAGGACTACGACAGCGACGTGGCCTTCGCCGGGCAGACGGCGGTGTTCATCGGCGTGTGGGTGCTCCCGCACTCCAACGCGTTGGACGTGCTCAAGGACGTGCGCGCGGAGATGGATTCGCTCCAGCGCGAGCTGCCCAAGCAGTTGGAGGCGAAGATTGCCTTCGACGGCACCTCGTACATCAGCAGCGCCATCGACGAGGTGGTGAAGACGCTCGTCGAGACGCTGGTCATCGTCGTGGTCATCATCTTCCTGTTCCTGGGCTCGGTCCGCTCGATTCTGATTCCCATCGTGGCCATCCCCGTGTCGCTGATTGGCACGGTGTTCCTGATGCAGGTCTTCGGCTTCACGGTGAACCTGCTCACCCTGCTCGCGGTGGTGCTGTCCGTGGGCCTGGTGGTGGATGACGCCATCGTCGTGGTGGAGAACGTGGAGCACCACCTGCGCGAGGGCCTGAGCCCCGTGGAGGCGGCGCTGCGCAGCGCGCGGGAGTTGGTGGGGCCCATCATCGCGATGACCATCACCCTGGCCGCGGTCTACGCCCCCATCGCCTTCCAGGGTGGCCTCACCGGCTCGCTGTTCCGCGAGTTCGCGCTCACGCTGGCGGGCGCGGTGACGCTCTCCGGAGTGGTGGCGCTGACGCTCTCACCCATGATGTCCGCGGCGCTGCTGCGCGCGGGCCACGACAACCAGGGCCTGGCGGGCTCCATCAACCGCACGTTCGACCGGGTCCGGGCCGCGTACTCGCGCTCGCTGGAGAGCGCGCTGAACTCGCGCCGGGTGGTCTACATGTCGTGGGCGGTGCTGAGCGCGCTGGCCCTGCTCATGTTCACCCAGTCGCCGCAGGAGCTGGCGCCCAACGAGGACCAGGGTGTCATCTTCGGCTTCGTCAACACCCCGTCCAACTCCACCATCGAGCAGCTCACCCCGGCCGTCCGCGAAATCAACAAGACGCTGATGGAGATGCCGGAGTCCGAGTACACGTTCCAGATCACCAACCCCGGCAGCGGGTTCTGGGGTCTGGGCCTCAAGTCGTGGGCGGAGCGCACGCGCCCGCTGGGGGAGACGCTGGCGGAGGCGCAGGCCCGGGTGAGCGCGATTCCGGGCGTGCAGACGTTCGCCATCATCCCCCCCGCGCTGCCGGGTGGCGGCAGCTTCCCGGTGGAGTTCGTCATCGCCTCCACGGCGAGCACGGAGGAGCTGCTGGGCTTCGCCGAGCAGTTGCAGGGGAAGGCGGCGGCGAGCGGTATCTTCGCCTTCCCGCCCATCATCGACGTGAAGATGGACCAGCCCCAGTCGCGCATCGAGCTGGACCGCGAGAAGGTGGCCCAGCTCGGGTTGGACCTGGGCACGGTGGGCCAGGACTTGAGCGCGGCGGTGGGCGGCAACTTCGTCAACCGGTTCAACATCTCCGGCCGCAGCTACAAGGTCATCCCCCAGGTGTTGCGTGTGTCGCGGCTCAACCCCGACCAGCTCAAGGACATCCACGTCACCGGGCCGGACGGGCAGTTGGTGGCGCTGTCCTCCATCGCGACCATCAAGGACACGGTGGCGCCGCGCTCGCTCAACCGCTTCCAGCAGCTCAACGCCGTGAAGCTCAGCGGCGTGGCCATCCGGCCGCTGGACGAGGCGCTCATGTACCTGGAGACGGAGGCCTCGCGCATCCTGCCCCAGGGCTACCGGCTGGACTACACGGGTGAGTCGCGGCAGCTGCGCGTGGAGGGCAACAAATTCCTGCCCGCCTTCGGCCTCGCGGTGGTGCTCATCTTCCTGGTGCTCGCGGCCCAGTTCAACAGCTTCAGGGACCCGTTCATCATCCTCGCGGGCTCGGTGCCGCTGGCGCTCTTCGGCGCGCTCTTGACGACGTTCCTGAAGATGCCGAACCCGACGATGCCGTACTTCACGGACAGCTTCACCACGACGCTCAACATCTACTCCCAGGTGGGTCTGGTGACGTTGGTGGGTCTCATCGCGAAGAACGGAATCCTCATCGTCGACTTCGCCAACCGGCTCCAGGAGGAGGGCAAGTCGAAGCTCGAGGCCATCAAGGAGGCGTCCGCGGGCCGTCTGCGTCCCATCCTCATGACGACGATGGCGACGGTGGCGGGCCACTTCCCGCTCGTCCTCGTCGAAGGTCCGGGCGCGGCGGCGCGCAACAGCATCGGCCTGGTGCTGGTGACGGGCATGGCCATCGGCACGTTCTTCACCCTCTACTTCGTGCCGGCCATCTACCTGCTCATCGCGAAGACGCGCGAGGTCCCCGCGAGCGCGCAGGTTCCTGGTCACGCGGCGCCCGCTCCGCTCATCCCGGAGGCGGCCGCGCAGCAAGGGTCCTGA